The following DNA comes from Dehalococcoidales bacterium.
AACAAGATAGGCAAGGATTACCAGTGTAAAATAAACATTCGTGCTCATGCTGGTGCCGGGTATATACTAAATATTTAATCAATCTTATGATCATTACGGAACAAAAGTTTTTTCGATAATTGATTACCAATATATAACCACATTGGCGGATTGCCGGATACTGTTGAGTTGTGCCCGTATAGTTCATCTTGATTAAAACGGTGCCTGCCCAAACCAGACGTTATTATTTGTTATTATTGCCGCCACCACCTCCCTTTTTTAAAGCCATTGACGTTAAAAACTTTCTGTGATATTTTCTTTATACGGCAACATATTGCCGTAAATATCCATCAATATTGAGACAGCATTATGACTGGTAATAACGTAAAGTATCCTGAGCAAGTTACGAGTACCGGATCGTTACAGCTGGACCGCCTCTTAATGGGTTTATTTCCGGGAGACAACGTTGTCTGGCAGGTGGACAGCCTGGACGAGTATTCGTATTTTGCTGTGCTATTTGCCAAGCAAGCAGTCCGCAGTGGCTATCAGCTGCTTTGCTTGTTAATCCAGGCAATAAGAGTGCAGAGTGCTATCTCGTATTAAGCAAGTGAGCATTTTATAAAGCACTTTACAGGAAATATCTAAATATTGGTATAATAACGAGATTTTGTTTAACAGTAAGGATTCTGCAATTCTGTTTCCTCATCCTGCAAACTTGATTGCCAGGATATCAACAAACGTGAGTATAATTTATTTTCAGGAGTATATATATGGAAAAATCTGGTGCTTGCCTGGTTCCCAACAAATTGGCGCGATACCTGGATAAACCTTCAGAAGAGTTTACTCGCGCTGACATAATAAAATACGTTAAGGATAATGGTATCGAGGCGATAAACTTTCGCCATTTGGGTGGGGATGGGCGTCTAAAGACCCTCAATTTTGTTATAACGAGTCTTTCGCAACTCGAGCAGCTGCTTTCCTCTGGTGAGAGGGTTGACGGTTCGAGCTTGTTTCCATATATAGATTCCTCCTCCAGTGATCTGTATATTATTCCACGCTATCGCACTGCATTTGAAAATCCCTTTTCCAGCGTACCTGCGGTAGATATTCTGTGCTCATATTTCACAAAGGAGGGGCAGAGACTGGGCAGTTCGCCGGAAAACATACTTAAAAAAGCTCATGATAGCTTGAAACAAAAAACTGGTATGAGTTTTGAAGCTATGGGTGAATTGGAATATTACGTAATTGCCCCCAAACAAGCACTTTACCCTGCCAATTCCCAGCGGGGCTACCAGGAATCAGCTCCATTTTGCAGGTGGGAAAGCCTTAGATATGAAGCAATGCAGCATATTGCCCAGTGCGGCGGCAAGATAAAATACGGACACTCCGAAGTTGGCCACATTTACGGGGAAGAAAATGAAATGGAGCAAAATGAGATTGAGTTTACACCCGTAAACGTCGAAGACGCAGCAGATCAGCTGGTGATAGCCAAATGGGTTCTTCGAATGATAGGAAAACGATACGGTGTAAATATTAGTTTTGCACCCAAAATTCTGGTTGGCCATGCTGGAAGCGGCTTGCATTTCCACACTCGGATTATGAAAAACGGGGCTAATGCGATGGTTGAAAACGGAGTCTTAAGTGATGTTGCTAAAAAGGCAATTGCCGGCTACTTGACGCTGGCTCCGTCGCTGACGGCTTTTGCTAATACAATTCCACTGTCCTTTTTAAGATTAGTACCTCATCAGGAAGCACCTACCAATATCTGCTGGGGTGACCGTAATCGTTCAGTGCTAGTTCGCGTTCCCTTGGGTTGGTTAGGAGTAAATAACATGGCAAAAGATGCCAACCCGCTGGAAAAAGAAGATCTGGCTGACTTGGGCAGCAATCAGACTGTTGAGTTTCGCTCCCCGGACGGCTCGGCCAATATCCACATGATTTTAGCTGGTTTGTGCGTTGCTGCTCGCCATGGGCTAACGATGAAGAATGCTCTTGATATTGCAAAGCAGCTTTATGTAGGCGTTAATATATTCGCTTCCGAGAACAAGGATTTACAAGAGTCTTTGCCGCAGCTTCCTGACTCGTGTTACTCGGCAGCCGAAAGTCTTCTCAAAGACCGGGCGTTGTATGAAGAGGGCGGAATATTTCCCGCCACGGTTATCGATGGTATGGCAAAAATGCTCAAGGGCTATAACGACAAGGATCTCAGCCAGAGATATTACGGAAACGGAGCGGCGATACAGAAGCTGGTTGACGAGTTTTTACATCATTCCTAGGTTGTAGCTGGTTATAGTTTTCAAATAAGGTCGGTGGTTGATTGCACCTCGTATTTGCGGTGCTTTTACCTGCCGGCCTTTGCATTACAATACTGAAGAATTTCAGCAAGGTTGGCGATTTTAAGCAGATTGTTGCTTTCCGTAAAACCATCATATGTCAAACTTATCCATGGCTTGGAGTATTGAGCGCTTATTTTTTCTGCCATGGCAGCTACTATTCCCCCTGGCATGCAACCATGGGGCATTACAGAGATAACTCCGGCAAAGTCTGGATTCTCCATCCATTCCAGACCGCTTCCAAGACTAAGTACAGCTTCGCTGCCACATCTGGGCGACAGCAGTCGAGACGAAAGCTTTAGCAACTCTTCAGTCGATAGCTCTTCGAAGTCCAGCATTCCTTTAAATGAGCGTGATATGCTGGATTCATCATGCAGCTGGACCTGTCTTTTTATTATTCCTGTAATCCGCCTGGTTATTGATTTGTCTCGAATGGCATCTTCAAGATTGCGATGAGTGGTGTATTTTAACCATTCGCTCATTGAAGAGACGACGACTTCCAATCCGGCATCTTCGCATACCTGTACCAAATTATTGTTGGCGAATCGATTGGCACGTAAAAATATTTCCCCATTAAT
Coding sequences within:
- a CDS encoding glutamine synthetase family protein; its protein translation is MEKSGACLVPNKLARYLDKPSEEFTRADIIKYVKDNGIEAINFRHLGGDGRLKTLNFVITSLSQLEQLLSSGERVDGSSLFPYIDSSSSDLYIIPRYRTAFENPFSSVPAVDILCSYFTKEGQRLGSSPENILKKAHDSLKQKTGMSFEAMGELEYYVIAPKQALYPANSQRGYQESAPFCRWESLRYEAMQHIAQCGGKIKYGHSEVGHIYGEENEMEQNEIEFTPVNVEDAADQLVIAKWVLRMIGKRYGVNISFAPKILVGHAGSGLHFHTRIMKNGANAMVENGVLSDVAKKAIAGYLTLAPSLTAFANTIPLSFLRLVPHQEAPTNICWGDRNRSVLVRVPLGWLGVNNMAKDANPLEKEDLADLGSNQTVEFRSPDGSANIHMILAGLCVAARHGLTMKNALDIAKQLYVGVNIFASENKDLQESLPQLPDSCYSAAESLLKDRALYEEGGIFPATVIDGMAKMLKGYNDKDLSQRYYGNGAAIQKLVDEFLHHS